The window GTAACATTTTTTCTACCTTTCTTCTTAATCAAACCcctaaaaacatataaaacagttcaagaaatcaaataacATTTTGAGTTTATGAATGAACATACAGATAactataaaccctaaacctgcAAAGTGTTCTCATCTCATACTTCCATCCACAATCTATGAGCCTTTCTCTCAGAAGTTCCATTAGACGCTCTTTTTCTCCAGTCTCAATCAACTATGGACAAACGAAATATCAAATGATTGCATCAAGAAAGTTGTTGATTTTAGGTTAAAAACGAACCTTAATGTTGATTATTTCTTCAAGTGTGAGGTCTTTTCGTCGATTATCCCTATCATCTGGCGTCGGAGGACGATTCACAGAATGCCTCCTAGGGTTTCAACAAATTCCTTTCATGAATTGAACAGAAATCCAAACAAGGTAGAACagaaacacacacaaaaaagGAACAATCCAGAGAGAAATCTCACATTTAGTTAGGGTTTTGAAATTGCAGACGACGAGGCCGACTTTGAACTATCTCCGATCTTCCTGATCACAGTGAACCAAATACAGAGTATACCatttaagaagaagaaaaacaattttatacagATTGTAACACAAAAATTGTTAGTCTATCAATTTGTATAGAATAAAATAGTTTAGGGACTCTTTTATACTAAAGTAGAAAGGGTTCTGTAGAAAATATACATTCTGGGTACTCAACTTTTGAATTATATACATTATCCAAACAATGTTATATACCAACTTGATGGCAATGGATACCCAACTCTTTTGAGAGTAATAAACATTTtctaagaataaataaatagataaatttaaataactatcaataagtatataataaagaacccaacaaattttatttgaataaaataatatattataactttttcaATACTATTAATATCAATCTAACTTTTATACATATGCCTTGttctatttatgttattgaaatTACTTAGTGAAAAAATGATGATCGGTGGTAATTTTGAGGaaatgaaaagttttttttttttttaaatgacttaaaatatattgatatatatatatataaataaaataaaaaataataattaaaataaataatattttaattattgaatttaatgaATGAATAGATTGATTTggtaaataaaccaaataaaatagaGGTGGACAATCTAAATATTTAGATTTAgatgaatgataaaaaaaattaagtatattcaTTTTGAAAGAAGAGAATGCTTAAATTATGCATACATCTAAATtatcacaaaattattttaaaattttaaatgttgcaaaaatttatttactatttattttaactatctAAAACTCAATTGGTTAGAAATTGATAtctatctaatatttttttattgtacttctttcattttagctttatgttattttcttattttaatataatttttttcatgttaGTCAATTAATAGTATACACGACCTAAGACTTCGAGGACTAAGACAAACACAAAATTTGGTGCCCTCAAAgcttaatattcatacatatattttttatcgatttaaatataatagtatttgtaacattattctataaataaaatatcatcaaaacaatatgtcataagtaaatactaaaaaaacaaagaagatccaaacaaaatataaaattaatgttaagaactagtacatagtcacttgaatattactcgtctcgcattttttgaaatgaaagtattgatcaagtttgcat is drawn from Impatiens glandulifera chromosome 3, dImpGla2.1, whole genome shotgun sequence and contains these coding sequences:
- the LOC124932586 gene encoding transcription and mRNA export factor ENY2-like, encoding MRHSVNRPPTPDDRDNRRKDLTLEEIINIKLIETGEKERLMELLRERLIDCGWKYEMRTLCRGLIKKKGRKNVTVDDLIHVITPKGRASIPDSLKAELLQRIRAFLVPNS